A segment of the Candidatus Andeanibacterium colombiense genome:
CCAACAGCTTCGACGAAGCGCTGGCATTGCCGACCGATTTCTCCGCCCGGATCGCGCGCAACACCCAGCTGGTGCTGCAGGAGGAAAGCGGCGTGACCCGCGTCGCCGATCCTTTGGGCGGGTCGTACTACGTCGAGGCGCTGACGGCGGAACTGGTCGAAAAGGCCGGAGCGCTGATTGCCGAAACCGACGGTTTGGGCGGGATGACCGCGGCGGTCGCGAGCGGGATGCCCAAGCGGTTGATCGAACAGGCCGCCGCCGCGCGGCAGGCGCGGATGGATCGCGGCGAGGACACGATCGTCGGGGTGAACAAATACCGGCCCGAGGTCGATGCGCCGATCGAGCTGCTCGAAATCGACAACCATGCGGTGCGCGAAAGCCAGATCGCCCGGATCGCGGCGGTGAAAGCCGCGCGGGATGAGACGGCGGTGCGGGCCGCTCTTGAAGCGCTGACGGCAGCGGCAAAAGATCCTCCCCCATCGGGGGAGAGGGACCATGCGCAGCATGGTGGAGGGGGCTCGTCCCGGCACGCACCCCCTCCGTCATCGCTGCGCGATGCCACCTCCCCCGGTGGGAGAGGATCAAACCTCCTCGCCGTCGCGATCACCGCCGCTCGCGCCCGCGCGACCCTCGGCGAAATCTCGGCCGCGCTGGAGACGGTGTTCGGCCGCTACGAAACCACCCCCTCTCCCGTCACCGGCATCTACGGCGCGACCTATGCCGGCGACGCGCGCTACGCACAGGTCGCAGAGGGCGTCCAGGCCGTAGCCCACCGCCTTGGCCGCGCGCCGCGCGTGCTGGTCGCCAAGATGGGCCAGGACGGGCACGACCGCGGCGCGAACGTGATCGCCAGCGCCTTCGCCGACATGGGTTTCGAAGTCACCAGCGGCCCGCTGTTCCAGACCCCGGCCGAAACCGCCGCACTGGCGCTGGAGAAAGACGTCGACGCAGTCGGCGCGAGCTCGCTGGCAGCCGGGCACAAGACGCTGGTCCCCGAACTGATCCGCCACCTGCGCGACGCCGGCCGCGCCGACATCAAGGTCGTCGCCGGCGGTGTGATCCCGCCGCAGGATTATGAATTTTTGCGCGAGGCCGGGGTGCAGGGCATTTACGGACCGGGCTCGAACGTGCTCGACTGCGCGGCGGATTTGCTGCGGTTGCTGGGGCATAATATGCCGCCGGTGGGGGACGAAGAGTGAACCCCTATTCGTCATCCCGGCGAAGGCCGGGATCTCAAGCCGCGAGGCACCAGGCGGCCGCACGAGACCCCAGCTTTCGCTGGGGTGACGGTTTGTAGGAGCCGTCATGTTCACCAAAATCCTCATCGCCAACCGCGGCGAAATCGCCTGCCGCGTGATTGCGACCGCCCGCCGCATGGGGATCGCGACGGTGGCGGTCTATTCGGATGCCGATGCGCGCAGCCCGCATGTGCGGATGGCCGACGAGGCGGTGCGGATCGGGCCGGCGGCGGCGAGCGAGAGCTATCTCGTGTCGGAGGGGATCATCGCCGCGTGCAGGGCGACCGGAGCCGAGGCGGTGCATCCCGGTTATGGCTTCCTCTCCGAGCGGGCGAGTTTCGTCGAGGCGCTGGAAGCCGAGGGGATCGCGTTCATCGGCCCGCCGGCCGGTGCGATCGCCGCGATGGGCGACAAGATCGAGAGCAAGAAGCTGGCGCTCGCGGCCGGGGTGAACGTGGTGCCGGGGTTCGTCGGCGAGATCGACGACACCGAACACGCGGTGCGGATCGCGGGCGAGATTACCTATCCGGTGATGATGAAGGCCAGCGCGGGCGGCGGCGGCAAGGGCATGCGGCTCGCGTGGTCCGAGGCCAACGTGCGCGATGGCTTCGAGAGCGTCAAGCGCGAGGGGCTAAACAGCTTTGGCGACGACCGGGTGTTTATCGAGAAATTCATCGAGAGCCCGCGCCATATCGAAATCCAGCTGCTCGGCGACCAGCATGGCAATATCCTTTACCTCAACGAGCGCGAATGCTCGATCCAGCGGCGCCACCAGAAGGTGATCGAGGAAGCACCTTCGCCCTTCGTCACCCCGGCGATGCGCGCGCGGATGGGCGAGCAGGCGGTCGCGCTGGCCCGCGCGGTCGGCTATTTCTCGGCCGGCACGGTCGAACTGATCGTCAGCGGCGCCGATCCCTCGGGCGAGAGCTTCTACTTCCTCGAAATGAACACCCGGCTGCAGGTCGAACATCCGGTGACCGAGGCGATCACCGGGATCGACCTGGTCGAGCAGATGATCCGCGTCGCGGCCGGCGAGACACTCGGCTTCACCCAGGCCGATATCGGGATCGACGGTCACGCTATCGAAAGCCGGGTCTATGCCGAGGATCCGTATCGCGGCTTCCTCCCGAGCATCGGGCGGCTGATGCGCTATGCCCCACCGGTGCGATCATGGAGCGGCGGGCTGCGCGGAACGGGCGGAGTGCGGGTCGATGATGGCGTTGCCGAAGGCGGCGAGGTTTCGATCCATTACGACCCGATGATCGCGAAGCTGATCACCTGGGGCGAGACCCGCGATGCGGCGGCCGATTTGCAGGTCGCGGCGCTCGACGACTTCGTAATCGAAGGACCCGGCCACAACCTCCATTTCCTCTCCGCGCTGATGCAGCATCCGCGCTTCCGTGCAGGCGAGTTGACCACCGGCTTCATCGCCGAGGAATATCCCGAAGGCTTCCACGGAGCGCCCGCGAGCGAGGAG
Coding sequences within it:
- the scpA gene encoding methylmalonyl-CoA mutase translates to MTRRSDWEERAAKEAKGEDLTWHTPEGIAVLPVYGAGEDGEYPGAAPFSRGPYATMYSMRPWTIRQYSGFSTAEESNAFYRRNLAGGQKGLSVAFDLATHRGYDSDHPRVVGDVGKAGVAIDTVEDMKLLFDGIPLGEMSVSMTMNGAVIPVMAFYIVAGEEQGVPLAQLAGTIQNDILKEFMVRNTYIYPPEPSMRIVGDIIAFCSAEMPKFNSISISGYHMHEAGATAVQELAFTIADGKEYARRAIAAGLEIEAFAPRLSFFFGIGMNLFMEVAKLRAARVLWAGVMEELGAKDEKSKALRTHCQTSGVSLQEQDPYNNVIRTTIEALAAVLGGTQSLHTNSFDEALALPTDFSARIARNTQLVLQEESGVTRVADPLGGSYYVEALTAELVEKAGALIAETDGLGGMTAAVASGMPKRLIEQAAAARQARMDRGEDTIVGVNKYRPEVDAPIELLEIDNHAVRESQIARIAAVKAARDETAVRAALEALTAAAKDPPPSGERDHAQHGGGGSSRHAPPPSSLRDATSPGGRGSNLLAVAITAARARATLGEISAALETVFGRYETTPSPVTGIYGATYAGDARYAQVAEGVQAVAHRLGRAPRVLVAKMGQDGHDRGANVIASAFADMGFEVTSGPLFQTPAETAALALEKDVDAVGASSLAAGHKTLVPELIRHLRDAGRADIKVVAGGVIPPQDYEFLREAGVQGIYGPGSNVLDCAADLLRLLGHNMPPVGDEE
- a CDS encoding acetyl/propionyl/methylcrotonyl-CoA carboxylase subunit alpha; translation: MFTKILIANRGEIACRVIATARRMGIATVAVYSDADARSPHVRMADEAVRIGPAAASESYLVSEGIIAACRATGAEAVHPGYGFLSERASFVEALEAEGIAFIGPPAGAIAAMGDKIESKKLALAAGVNVVPGFVGEIDDTEHAVRIAGEITYPVMMKASAGGGGKGMRLAWSEANVRDGFESVKREGLNSFGDDRVFIEKFIESPRHIEIQLLGDQHGNILYLNERECSIQRRHQKVIEEAPSPFVTPAMRARMGEQAVALARAVGYFSAGTVELIVSGADPSGESFYFLEMNTRLQVEHPVTEAITGIDLVEQMIRVAAGETLGFTQADIGIDGHAIESRVYAEDPYRGFLPSIGRLMRYAPPVRSWSGGLRGTGGVRVDDGVAEGGEVSIHYDPMIAKLITWGETRDAAADLQVAALDDFVIEGPGHNLHFLSALMQHPRFRAGELTTGFIAEEYPEGFHGAPASEELLRAIAAIAAGIEISERARDGRTSGKLNGMPALGSDWVVRMDGRVFAVTLGEGHAMVDGHRVNGTCDWQPGDRSASASGNGLTLGLQVKRDGVHWRIATHGAERRALVLPARLSPLAERMIEKPAPDLSRLLICPMPGLLVKLHVAEGDAVEPGQPLATVEAMKMENILRAQKSGTVARIDATEGDSLAVDAVILELD